A genomic stretch from Streptomyces venezuelae ATCC 10712 includes:
- a CDS encoding transglutaminase TgpA family protein — MSGRARLTLASWGATLMAAGALLPLVKPATWIFTAAFVLGLVSGAGTLARRAPLARPLTLLAQIAVALLALTVIFAREQAILWFLPGPQVLAHAADLFAAGADDVSRYRVPAPDTEGIRLMLVGGVVAIGLLVDTLAVTFRKAAPAGLPLLALYSVAAGLSGGGAGWLWFLLAASGYLLLLLAEGRDRLSAWGRVFGGAQRTGRPGSSVAAGGGTAFAPARTGRRIGAVAMGVAMVVPLALPGFSGGLIGNGAGEETGGTGKGGTISAVNPLVSLQDNLRQPEDREVLRYRTNARDTSGMYLRLVALDQFDGTSWKSSVRPIEDVPDQLPWPDGLSQNVRITEVTSNIVASENYEQKWLPMPFPAGRVDIDGRWRYEPAGRMLVGDGKQTTRGVRYQVSSLDVQPTADQLAVAGPAPEKLRQEYTKVPASLPADVKATALDVTKGARSDYEQAVKLQDWFARDGGFRYDIDVESGTGVQAISRFLKDKRGFCVHYSFSMAAMARSLGIPARVAVGFMPGTTQTDGSVSVGIRDAHAWPELYFEGAGWTRFEPTPSRGSTPAYTRSDTPSDAATGPATPTPSASAQPSVAPSASASCTPQERRLGDCGREEAAAGADSSGGGPNLLLVLLVVVGALVVLALPLLPLLWRRRVRARRLGSTLGVWQEINDTAWDYGIEPDESRTPRRTAARIVRVGELSGEAADAVHRVARAVEEALYAPNPRPGVGLARDAELIRSGFHAGADRLGRLRATLAPRSAARLRWKAAARWSETTTRWSLQRHALGARFRRTPTESA; from the coding sequence GCTGCTCGCGCTGACCGTGATCTTCGCCCGCGAGCAGGCGATCCTCTGGTTCCTGCCCGGCCCGCAGGTCCTCGCCCACGCCGCCGACCTGTTCGCGGCGGGCGCCGACGACGTCAGCCGGTACCGGGTCCCCGCCCCCGACACCGAGGGCATCCGGCTCATGCTGGTCGGCGGCGTCGTGGCGATCGGCCTCCTGGTCGACACCCTCGCCGTCACCTTCCGCAAGGCGGCCCCGGCCGGCCTTCCGCTGCTCGCCCTGTACTCGGTGGCCGCCGGCCTCTCCGGCGGCGGCGCGGGCTGGCTCTGGTTCCTGCTCGCCGCCTCCGGCTATCTGCTGCTGCTCCTCGCCGAGGGCCGCGACCGGCTCTCGGCCTGGGGACGGGTCTTCGGCGGCGCCCAGCGCACCGGCCGGCCCGGTTCCTCCGTCGCGGCCGGCGGCGGCACCGCCTTCGCCCCGGCCCGCACCGGCCGCCGGATCGGCGCCGTGGCCATGGGCGTCGCCATGGTCGTCCCGCTCGCCCTGCCCGGCTTCAGCGGCGGCCTGATCGGCAACGGCGCGGGCGAGGAGACCGGGGGTACGGGCAAGGGCGGCACCATCTCGGCGGTGAACCCGCTGGTCTCCCTCCAGGACAACCTCCGCCAGCCCGAGGACCGCGAGGTCCTCCGCTACCGGACCAACGCCCGCGACACCTCCGGCATGTACCTGCGGCTCGTCGCGCTCGACCAGTTCGACGGCACCTCGTGGAAGTCCTCGGTCCGGCCCATCGAGGACGTCCCCGACCAGCTCCCCTGGCCGGACGGACTCTCCCAGAACGTCCGGATCACCGAGGTGACCAGCAACATCGTCGCCTCCGAGAACTATGAGCAGAAGTGGCTGCCGATGCCGTTCCCGGCCGGCCGCGTCGACATCGACGGGCGCTGGCGGTACGAACCGGCCGGCCGGATGCTCGTCGGCGACGGCAAGCAGACCACCCGCGGCGTCCGCTACCAGGTGTCCAGCCTCGACGTGCAGCCCACCGCCGACCAGCTGGCCGTGGCCGGGCCCGCCCCCGAGAAGCTGCGCCAGGAGTACACGAAGGTCCCGGCCTCGCTGCCGGCCGACGTGAAGGCCACCGCGCTCGACGTCACCAAGGGCGCCCGCTCCGACTACGAGCAGGCGGTGAAGCTCCAGGACTGGTTCGCCCGGGACGGCGGCTTCCGCTACGACATCGACGTGGAGTCCGGCACCGGGGTCCAGGCGATCTCCCGCTTCCTGAAGGACAAGCGGGGCTTCTGCGTCCACTACTCCTTCTCCATGGCGGCGATGGCCCGCTCGCTGGGCATCCCCGCCCGGGTGGCCGTCGGCTTCATGCCGGGCACGACGCAGACCGACGGTTCGGTCTCGGTCGGCATCCGGGACGCGCACGCCTGGCCCGAGCTGTACTTCGAGGGGGCGGGCTGGACCCGCTTCGAGCCGACGCCCTCGCGGGGCTCCACCCCGGCGTACACCCGGTCCGACACGCCCTCGGACGCGGCCACCGGGCCCGCCACGCCCACGCCGAGCGCCTCGGCGCAGCCCTCCGTCGCCCCCAGCGCCTCGGCGAGCTGCACGCCGCAGGAGCGGCGCCTCGGCGACTGCGGCCGGGAGGAGGCCGCGGCCGGCGCGGACTCGTCCGGTGGCGGGCCGAACCTCCTGCTGGTGCTCCTCGTCGTGGTGGGCGCGCTCGTGGTCCTCGCCCTCCCTCTGCTCCCCCTGCTGTGGCGGCGCCGGGTACGGGCACGGCGGCTCGGCTCGACGCTCGGCGTCTGGCAGGAGATCAACGACACCGCCTGGGACTACGGGATCGAGCCCGACGAGTCACGGACGCCGAGGAGGACGGCGGCGCGGATCGTCCGCGTGGGTGAGCTGAGCGGCGAGGCGGCGGACGCGGTGCACCGGGTGGCCCGGGCGGTGGAGGAGGCGCTGTACGCGCCGAACCCGCGGCCGGGCGTGGGCCTGGCGCGGGACGCGGAGCTGATCCGTTCGGGCTTCCACGCGGGGGCGGACCGGCTGGGGCGTCTGCGGGCGACGCTGGCGCCGCGCTCGGCGGCGCGCCTGCGCTGGAAGGCGGCGGCCCGCTGGTCGGAGACGACCACCCGCTGGTCCCTCCAGCGCCACGCCCTGGGGGCCCGCTTCCGCAGGACCCCGACCGAATCCGCCTGA
- a CDS encoding DUF3040 domain-containing protein, producing MPLSEHEQRMLEQMERALYAEDPKFATALEGSGLRTYTRRRVYQAVAGFLVGIALLMAGMVAQQIWISVVGFLVMLGCAVLAVTGWRKAPKPGEQQARGGVAAGGRQTRQRRSMMNRIEERWQRRRDEQQGGGH from the coding sequence GTGCCGCTCTCGGAGCACGAGCAGCGAATGCTCGAGCAGATGGAGCGAGCGCTGTACGCCGAAGACCCCAAGTTCGCGACAGCGCTCGAGGGAAGCGGACTGCGTACGTACACCCGGCGACGGGTCTACCAGGCAGTCGCCGGCTTCCTGGTGGGTATCGCGCTCCTCATGGCCGGAATGGTCGCACAGCAGATCTGGATCAGCGTGGTGGGGTTCCTCGTCATGCTGGGCTGCGCGGTCCTGGCGGTCACCGGATGGCGCAAGGCGCCCAAGCCGGGTGAGCAGCAGGCCAGGGGTGGGGTGGCGGCCGGAGGCCGTCAGACCCGGCAGCGACGCTCCATGATGAACCGGATCGAAGAGCGGTGGCAGCGCCGCCGTGACGAGCAGCAGGGCGGCGGCCACTGA
- a CDS encoding class I SAM-dependent methyltransferase, producing MPDPSPVFGREATSRPSRASLRTAVVWDVLKDALDRRVEATGKDSLDVLDTGGGSGNFAVPVARLGHRVTVVDPSPNALFALERRAAEAGVADLVTGVQGDISGLFDVVGRAGYDAVLCHGVLEYVDDEAEGVRNAVAALRPGGSLSLLAAGLGGAVLARALAGHFTEARNALSDPAGRWGAGDPVPRRFTAEQLTALADAAGLEVGAVHGVRVFADLVPGVLVDTEPGAAEALLKLEAAAAELPSFHAIATQLHVLGEKRA from the coding sequence GTGCCGGACCCTTCCCCTGTCTTCGGTCGAGAGGCGACGTCGCGCCCGTCGCGCGCCTCCCTGCGTACCGCCGTCGTCTGGGACGTCCTCAAGGACGCCCTCGACCGCCGGGTCGAGGCCACCGGGAAGGACAGCCTCGACGTCCTCGACACGGGCGGCGGCTCCGGGAACTTCGCGGTCCCCGTCGCCCGCCTCGGCCACCGGGTCACGGTCGTCGACCCCAGCCCCAACGCGCTGTTCGCGCTGGAGCGCCGGGCCGCCGAGGCCGGGGTCGCCGACCTCGTCACCGGCGTCCAGGGCGACATCAGCGGACTGTTCGACGTGGTCGGCCGCGCGGGCTACGACGCCGTGCTCTGCCACGGGGTCCTGGAGTACGTCGACGACGAGGCCGAAGGCGTACGGAACGCCGTCGCCGCGCTCCGGCCCGGCGGCAGCCTCAGTCTGCTCGCCGCCGGACTGGGCGGCGCGGTCCTCGCCCGCGCCCTCGCCGGACACTTCACCGAGGCGCGGAACGCTCTTTCCGACCCGGCGGGCCGCTGGGGCGCCGGCGACCCCGTGCCCCGCCGCTTCACCGCCGAACAGCTCACCGCGCTCGCCGACGCGGCCGGCCTCGAGGTCGGCGCCGTGCACGGCGTGCGGGTCTTCGCCGACCTCGTCCCCGGCGTCCTCGTCGACACCGAGCCCGGCGCGGCCGAGGCCCTCCTCAAGCTGGAGGCGGCGGCCGCCGAGCTGCCCTCCTTCCACGCCATCGCCACCCAGCTGCACGTCCTGGGCGAGAAGCGGGCCTGA